AGGATTTTATAAAATAATGAAGAATTTATTATATAAAATAGTTTACCAAAAGATTAAAGACATTAAAAGGGGATAGCGATGGACGAGCTTAAGATGAGAACTAAAAGCAAAGTTAACAGTAATATAGAAATTATAGGTGAATTATTTCCTAATACAATAACGGAAGTAATAAAAGGGTATGATAAAAACCATAATCCCATAATTGAGAAAGCAATAGATTTTGAAATATTAAAACAAGAATTATCAAAAGATATAGTTGAAGGAAGAGAAGAAAGGTATCAAATGAACTGGCCAGGAAAAAAAGAAGCAATATTAAAAGCTAACACACCTATAAATAAAACGCTTAGACCATGTAGGGAAGAAAGTGTAGATTTTGATAAAACTGAAAATCTTTATATTGAAGGAGATAATTTAGAGGTATTAAAATTGCTTCAGGAAACTTATCTAAATAAAGTTAAGATGATTTACATAGATCCCCCTTATAATACAGGGAAGGATTCTTTTGTATATCCAGATAATTTTGCTATGGATGACTATGAATTTAGTGAGGCAAGTGGTCAGTATGATGAAGATGGGAACATAATTTATGATATTAGAAAAAATAATGAAAATAATGGTAAATTTCATACTGATTGGCTTAATATGATGTATCCAAGGTTAAAATTAGCTAAAGATTTGTTAAGTAAAGATGGAATAATATTTATTTCAATTGATGAGCGTGAGTTTGATAATTTGAAAAAAATATGTAATGAAATATTTGGAGAAAAGAATTTTGTTGGAATAATAACTTGGGAAAAAAGGACTAAGGCACAAAATACTGAAACTGCACGAGAACAATTTCAATCAAAGACAGAATATATTTTTGTATATAAGAAAAAGATTGATAAAATGACGTTCAATTTAGAAGTAACAGGGGAAAAGCTATATAATTTGCGAGATGATAAAGGATATTATCGTGAGAAAGTTGTTGAAGAAATGTCTGCACTGGGCATGAGAGGAAGAAAAACTATGATATTTCCGATAATGGGTGTATTTCCGTCTGATAATAAACAATGGAAGGTAGGGGTGGAACAAGTAAAATTTTATAAAGAACGAGGGGATATAT
This genomic interval from Clostridium kluyveri contains the following:
- a CDS encoding site-specific DNA-methyltransferase; the protein is MDELKMRTKSKVNSNIEIIGELFPNTITEVIKGYDKNHNPIIEKAIDFEILKQELSKDIVEGREERYQMNWPGKKEAILKANTPINKTLRPCREESVDFDKTENLYIEGDNLEVLKLLQETYLNKVKMIYIDPPYNTGKDSFVYPDNFAMDDYEFSEASGQYDEDGNIIYDIRKNNENNGKFHTDWLNMMYPRLKLAKDLLSKDGIIFISIDEREFDNLKKICNEIFGEKNFVGIITWEKRTKAQNTETAREQFQSKTEYIFVYKKKIDKMTFNLEVTGEKLYNLRDDKGYYREKVVEEMSALGMRGRKTMIFPIMGVFPSDNKQWKVGVEQVKFYKERGDIFIRDNKVYFKVRPGDESNKKYAPFWSHFFKKDVYGTAETGKAELSEILKTKFHGFETVKPVALIKKLLFHVKKTNNVDLKKDDIVLDFFSGSGTTAQAVMEINKEHNNNIKFILVQLSEPIEEKQSKYKNICEIGKERIRRAGKKIKEENPNEANNLDIGFRVLKVDSSNMKDVFYNPAEYSQTLLDNVKENIKEDRSSEDLLFQVMLDLGELLSSHIEEIEIEGKKVFNVGQGNIISCFDDNITNEVVTEIAKMKPFYAIFRDSSLSNDSVATNFEQIFKTYSPNTIRKVL